One stretch of Hydrogenovibrio kuenenii DSM 12350 DNA includes these proteins:
- the rpsM gene encoding 30S ribosomal protein S13, translated as MARIAGVNIPQNKHIVIGLRSIYGVGQTTAQKICDAVKLDPTTKVRDLTEAQLEALRAEVTNFKIEGDLRRDVSMNIKRLMDMGCYRGIRHRRSLPLRGQRTKTNARTRKGPKKPIKR; from the coding sequence ATGGCTCGTATTGCCGGCGTAAATATTCCACAGAACAAGCACATTGTTATTGGATTAAGATCGATCTACGGTGTTGGTCAAACTACAGCTCAAAAAATTTGCGATGCTGTAAAGTTGGATCCAACTACTAAAGTTCGAGACCTAACTGAAGCTCAGTTAGAAGCTCTGCGTGCAGAAGTAACGAATTTTAAAATTGAAGGTGACTTAAGACGTGATGTTTCTATGAACATTAAACGTCTAATGGACATGGGTTGTTACCGTGGTATTCGTCATCGTCGTAGTCTTCCATTAAGAGGACAACGTACTAAGACAAATGCTCGTACTCGTAAAGGTCCTAAGAAGCCTATTAAGCGTTAA
- the rpsK gene encoding 30S ribosomal protein S11 produces MAKAKTRVKKKAKQVVTDAVAHVHATFNNTIVTITDRQGNALCWATSGGSGFRGSRKSTPFAAQVAAEKAGQLATEYGVKNMDVMVKGPGPGRDSAVRGLNSVGFKITSIADVTPIPHNGCRPPKKRRV; encoded by the coding sequence ATGGCAAAAGCAAAAACTCGTGTTAAAAAGAAAGCCAAACAGGTAGTAACTGATGCAGTTGCTCATGTACACGCTACTTTTAATAACACCATTGTGACGATTACTGACCGTCAAGGAAATGCTCTTTGTTGGGCAACTTCTGGTGGTAGTGGCTTCCGTGGTTCGCGCAAAAGCACTCCTTTCGCAGCGCAAGTTGCAGCTGAAAAAGCTGGTCAACTAGCGACTGAGTATGGTGTTAAGAATATGGACGTTATGGTTAAGGGACCAGGTCCTGGACGTGACTCTGCTGTAAGAGGATTAAACAGTGTTGGTTTTAAAATTACATCAATCGCTGATGTAACGCCAATTCCTCACAACGGTTGTCGTCCACCTAAGAAACGTCGTGTTTAA
- the rpsD gene encoding 30S ribosomal protein S4, with protein sequence MARYIGPKCKLSRREGTDLFLKSGVRSIESKCKIDQLPGQHGAGRKRVTEYGTQLREKQKVRRIYGVLEKKFRLYYKEADRRKGSTGVNLLQILEARLDNVVYRMGFASTRAEARQLVSHKAIQVNGQAVNIPSYEVSVGDVVSIREKSRSQSRISAALELSAQAGNVGWVEVDASKFEGVYKSVPDRTDLSSDISENLIVELYSK encoded by the coding sequence ATGGCTAGATATATTGGTCCAAAATGCAAACTGTCTCGTCGTGAAGGTACTGATCTTTTTTTGAAAAGTGGTGTTCGTAGCATCGAATCAAAATGTAAAATTGATCAGCTTCCAGGTCAGCACGGTGCGGGTCGCAAGCGTGTTACTGAATACGGCACACAGTTAAGAGAAAAACAGAAAGTTCGTAGAATTTATGGTGTTCTAGAAAAGAAATTCCGTCTTTATTATAAAGAAGCGGACCGCCGTAAAGGATCTACAGGTGTTAACCTTTTACAAATTCTAGAAGCAAGATTGGATAATGTTGTGTACAGAATGGGGTTTGCATCTACAAGAGCAGAAGCTCGTCAATTAGTTTCGCATAAAGCAATCCAAGTAAACGGACAAGCTGTAAACATTCCTTCATATGAAGTATCAGTTGGTGATGTTGTCAGCATAAGAGAGAAATCTCGTAGCCAATCTAGAATTTCTGCTGCACTTGAACTAAGTGCTCAAGCAGGTAATGTAGGTTGGGTAGAAGTTGATGCATCTAAATTTGAAGGTGTTTACAAATCTGTACCTGATCGTACAGACTTATCTTCAGATATTTCTGAAAACTTGATTGTAGAGCTTTACTCTAAGTAA
- a CDS encoding DNA-directed RNA polymerase subunit alpha, translating to MQEMLEQLLTPRLVDIKKVNGFHSRVTLEPLERGFGHTLGNALRRILLSSMPGAAIVEAQIDGVLHEYSSVEGVREDVLEILLNLKEVSIKLNESSEAELTLSKKGPAVVTAGDIQLNHDTEVMNPDLVIAHLSEGAELSMTLKVEKGIGYRAAVQSDDSSSIGALKLDASFSPVQTVSYEVQNARVEQRTDLDKLILDVVTDGTLDPEDAIKQAATVLHYQLIAFVDLKHKEIVVQEEEENEFDPIYLQPVDDLELTVRSANCLKAGQIYYIGDLVQRAESSLLKTPNLGKKSLQEIKDVLAQRGLGLGTKLENWPPSSLVSKESA from the coding sequence ATGCAAGAAATGCTAGAGCAGCTACTGACTCCACGTTTAGTAGATATCAAAAAAGTAAATGGTTTTCATAGCCGTGTCACTTTAGAACCATTAGAACGTGGTTTTGGACATACGCTTGGAAATGCTCTAAGAAGAATCCTTTTATCATCAATGCCTGGAGCTGCGATTGTTGAAGCTCAAATTGATGGAGTGCTACATGAGTACTCTTCAGTTGAAGGCGTTCGTGAGGATGTTTTGGAGATTCTTCTTAATTTAAAAGAGGTTTCTATTAAATTAAATGAAAGCTCTGAAGCTGAATTAACTCTAAGCAAGAAAGGTCCAGCTGTAGTAACTGCTGGCGATATTCAGCTAAATCATGATACTGAAGTTATGAACCCAGATTTAGTTATTGCTCATCTTAGCGAAGGTGCTGAGCTGTCAATGACTTTAAAAGTCGAGAAGGGAATTGGTTATCGTGCAGCTGTACAATCTGATGATTCATCATCAATTGGTGCATTGAAGCTTGACGCGAGTTTTAGTCCTGTTCAAACAGTGAGTTATGAAGTACAAAATGCTCGTGTTGAACAAAGAACAGACTTAGACAAATTAATTCTTGATGTTGTAACTGATGGAACTCTTGATCCTGAAGATGCAATTAAGCAAGCTGCGACAGTGCTTCACTACCAGCTAATTGCTTTTGTTGATCTTAAGCATAAAGAGATTGTTGTACAAGAAGAAGAAGAGAACGAGTTTGATCCAATTTATCTACAACCAGTGGATGATTTAGAATTGACCGTTCGTTCGGCAAACTGTTTGAAGGCTGGACAGATTTACTATATCGGTGATCTTGTGCAAAGAGCTGAGTCAAGCTTATTAAAAACACCTAACTTAGGTAAAAAATCTTTGCAGGAAATTAAAGACGTACTTGCTCAAAGAGGTCTTGGTTTAGGAACAAAACTCGAAAACTGGCCGCCTTCAAGCTTGGTCAGCAAAGAGTCAGCATAA
- the rplQ gene encoding 50S ribosomal protein L17, which produces MRHRKSGRKLNRNSSHRKAMFRNMSASLFEHEVIKTTVAKAKELRTIAEPLITLAKQDSVHNRRVAFSRLRDKAAVGKLFTDLGPRYESRPGGYIRILKCGYRDGDNAPMAYVELVDRPQAESAEEA; this is translated from the coding sequence ATGCGTCATCGTAAAAGTGGTCGTAAATTAAATCGCAACAGTTCACACCGTAAGGCAATGTTTAGAAACATGTCTGCGTCTTTGTTTGAACATGAAGTGATCAAAACGACAGTTGCGAAAGCAAAAGAATTGCGTACGATTGCTGAGCCATTGATTACTCTGGCTAAGCAAGATAGCGTGCATAACAGAAGAGTTGCTTTTTCTCGTCTACGTGATAAAGCAGCAGTAGGTAAATTGTTTACTGACTTGGGACCTCGTTATGAGTCTCGCCCTGGTGGTTATATTCGCATTTTAAAATGTGGGTATCGCGATGGTGACAATGCGCCAATGGCTTATGTTGAATTAGTTGATCGCCCACAAGCGGAGTCAGCTGAAGAAGCTTAA
- a CDS encoding TatD family hydrolase gives MSNIFDSHCHLVDIDSNELSVITEQLSNLSLLSVSKSIDDWDKTLELGRLFPNILPAIGIHPWFINESSVENHLGSLKSTIALTNSLSMIGEIGLDFDSKYIHSKEIQIHVFEYQVEVALRCGLGISIHCRKAFDEVRSVLGSHNVSRAIMHGFSGSYEQAKPFIGLGCKLGIGTQLLNKQSTKYERLVRQSPIESLVLETDAPYGKHGQNLSHYDRLMVIAKRIATIKQLDVAEVVDMTYASAKSIIRCE, from the coding sequence ATGTCTAATATATTTGATTCACACTGTCATCTCGTAGATATTGATTCTAATGAACTAAGTGTCATTACCGAACAACTGTCTAATCTTTCCCTTCTCTCTGTTTCTAAATCAATTGATGATTGGGATAAAACTCTAGAACTCGGCCGTTTATTTCCAAACATTTTGCCTGCTATAGGTATTCACCCCTGGTTTATAAATGAAAGTTCTGTAGAGAATCATTTGGGTAGTCTTAAAAGTACAATTGCCTTAACGAACAGCCTTAGTATGATTGGTGAAATAGGCTTGGATTTTGATTCTAAATATATCCATAGTAAGGAAATACAAATTCATGTCTTTGAATATCAAGTTGAAGTTGCATTGAGGTGCGGCCTTGGTATTTCTATACATTGTCGTAAGGCATTTGATGAAGTGAGAAGTGTTCTTGGTTCTCATAATGTCTCTAGGGCAATTATGCATGGTTTTTCAGGTTCTTATGAGCAGGCAAAGCCGTTTATAGGTTTGGGTTGTAAGCTTGGAATTGGAACGCAGCTTTTGAATAAGCAGTCGACTAAATACGAACGTTTAGTTCGGCAGTCACCTATTGAATCATTAGTCTTAGAAACGGATGCACCCTATGGAAAGCATGGCCAGAATTTATCTCATTATGATAGGTTAATGGTAATTGCCAAGCGAATAGCAACAATAAAGCAACTCGATGTTGCTGAAGTGGTTGATATGACCTATGCTTCAGCAAAATCAATTATTAGGTGTGAATAA
- a CDS encoding tRNA threonylcarbamoyladenosine dehydratase, with protein MMNNPLFERSLLVFGEEGVASLIDSHVLVAGVGGVGGFVIEALARAGVGKLTIVDHDNVSASNMNRQIIALNSTIGQNKAVVMQQRIQDINPECRVEVIQSFLKPEDMDDLLSQPFDYVVDAIDSLNCKVNLVSTAISKGYKVIASMGAGRRVDPTKIMMTDLNKTHTCGLARQVRQRLKKQGYKKGLTVVFSTELPKAPGPMEEIEGARGRVVNGTASYMPGIFGLMIAGKVIQDLSVLD; from the coding sequence ATGATGAATAATCCATTATTTGAGCGGAGTTTACTAGTATTTGGCGAAGAAGGTGTTGCATCATTAATTGATTCGCATGTGCTTGTTGCTGGTGTGGGCGGTGTCGGTGGTTTTGTTATTGAAGCACTGGCGAGAGCAGGTGTTGGTAAGCTTACAATTGTTGATCATGATAATGTTTCAGCTTCGAATATGAACCGTCAAATCATTGCCCTTAATTCTACGATAGGACAAAACAAGGCGGTTGTTATGCAACAGCGCATTCAGGATATCAACCCGGAATGTCGTGTTGAAGTCATTCAAAGCTTTTTGAAGCCTGAAGATATGGATGACTTACTCTCTCAACCTTTTGACTATGTAGTGGATGCGATTGATAGCCTTAATTGCAAAGTTAATTTAGTTTCAACGGCAATCAGCAAAGGCTATAAAGTAATTGCGAGTATGGGAGCAGGACGTCGAGTTGATCCCACCAAAATCATGATGACAGATTTGAATAAAACGCATACCTGTGGTCTAGCTAGGCAAGTCAGGCAGCGCCTTAAAAAGCAAGGTTATAAGAAAGGATTGACGGTTGTCTTTTCTACTGAACTACCAAAAGCACCAGGGCCTATGGAAGAAATAGAAGGGGCTAGAGGGCGTGTTGTGAATGGTACGGCAAGTTATATGCCTGGTATTTTTGGTTTGATGATTGCAGGCAAGGTTATCCAGGATCTTTCAGTATTAGATTAA
- a CDS encoding DUF2927 domain-containing protein: MKKVWLALISTLLLGSANPNSWQKPAYIEKAFIEIALKNEYQASDMKISKWTKPIHYQITFLHLKPYEPVIQMIDAHLKQLQHITHHPISSAQEASLTNLKILITKDKYYQAVIDKYTGNKQPNLSTESNCMATIHKNKRHEIDRATVVIPIDYAMTKGLLPACVVEELTQIMGLPNDSNWVYPSVANDVSKVELLSGLDYIFLKLLYANEIKPGMNLTATRNIVQKLIKKYQAGGVIKRATSKVRQEGIYPLLY, from the coding sequence ATGAAAAAAGTTTGGCTTGCCTTAATCTCCACCCTTTTACTAGGCAGTGCAAATCCGAACAGCTGGCAAAAGCCAGCTTATATTGAAAAAGCTTTTATTGAAATTGCTCTAAAAAATGAATACCAAGCTTCAGACATGAAGATCAGCAAGTGGACGAAGCCAATTCATTACCAAATAACTTTCTTGCACCTCAAGCCCTACGAACCCGTTATTCAGATGATTGACGCCCATTTGAAACAGTTACAACACATCACTCACCACCCTATTTCTAGTGCACAAGAAGCTTCATTAACCAATTTGAAAATACTGATTACCAAAGACAAGTATTACCAGGCTGTCATTGATAAATATACTGGCAACAAGCAGCCGAACCTTTCAACCGAAAGTAACTGCATGGCAACAATTCACAAAAACAAAAGACATGAGATTGATCGTGCAACAGTTGTCATCCCCATAGACTACGCCATGACAAAAGGTTTATTGCCTGCTTGCGTGGTAGAAGAACTCACACAGATAATGGGGCTACCCAACGACTCAAACTGGGTTTACCCCTCTGTCGCTAATGATGTCAGTAAGGTTGAGCTTTTATCAGGGCTAGACTATATATTCTTAAAGCTTCTATATGCCAATGAGATAAAACCGGGCATGAACCTAACAGCAACGCGAAATATCGTTCAAAAGCTCATCAAAAAGTACCAGGCTGGGGGGGTAATAAAACGAGCAACCAGTAAAGTTCGCCAAGAAGGCATCTATCCCTTACTTTATTAA
- the uvrA gene encoding excinuclease ABC subunit UvrA codes for MLEEIIVRGARTHNLKNIDVKLPRDKLIVITGLSGSGKSSLAFDTIYAEGQRRYVESLSAYARQFLSIMNKPDIDHIEGLSPAISIEQKSTSHNPRSTVGTVTEVYDYLRLLFARAGTPRCPTHGCDLEAQTVSQMVDHTLELSEGTKCLLIAPVVRGKKGTHINLLNELQAQGYVRARINGKLMELDGSIELDKNIKHNIEVVVDRFKIRDDIKQRLAESFETALHLADGIAQVVPMDDSDDFQLLFSERFSCPHCGYSVPELEPRIFSFNNPHGACPTCDGLGIKENFDASKVIIHPELSLAGGAIRGWDRRHKYYYDILKAVADHYQFDIETPWNELTEKHQHIILFGSGKEKLPLPHGRYSDTRRFEGVIPNMERRFAETESKSVRDELDKYRISQPCGSCHGTRLNEAARNVFVLDHTLPSLTELPVGQLHDFFSNLILEGTKGQIAQKIIKEVHERLSFLVNVGLNYLTLGRSADTLSGGEAQRIRLASQIGAGLVGVMYVLDEPSIGLHQRDNDRLLNTLTHLRDLGNTVIVVEHDEDAIRAADYVLDIGPGAGIHGGRIMAEGTPEEVMASPASLTGQYLSGTRKIEVPETRLPYTNKTLVIEGASGNNLKDVTLEIPAGLLTCITGVSGSGKSTLINETLYKITATKLNNAQLEAAPYKKVSGLEHFDKVVNIDQSPIGRTPRSNPATYTGLFTPIRELLAATPESRARGYTPGRFSFNVKGGRCEACQGDGVLKVEMHFLPDVYVACDTCNGARYNRETLQVEYKGKNIHKILEMTVEDARAFFDAIPVIARKLQMLMEVGLGYIKLGQSATTLSGGEAQRVKLAKELSKRDTGNTLYILDEPTTGLHFHDIELLLKVIRNLRDHGNTIVIIEHNLDVIKTADWIVDLGPEGGSGGGEIIAVGTPEEIADIKRSHTGYYLKPLLN; via the coding sequence ATGCTAGAAGAAATTATTGTCCGTGGTGCCAGAACCCACAACTTAAAAAATATCGACGTTAAACTTCCTCGCGATAAACTAATTGTTATTACTGGCTTATCAGGGTCCGGAAAATCTTCTCTAGCATTTGACACGATTTATGCTGAAGGTCAACGTCGCTACGTTGAGTCACTGTCAGCTTATGCTCGCCAATTCTTGTCGATAATGAACAAGCCTGACATAGATCACATTGAAGGTCTGTCGCCTGCTATTTCTATTGAGCAAAAATCCACCTCTCACAACCCACGCTCAACCGTAGGAACCGTGACAGAGGTTTATGATTATTTGAGATTATTGTTTGCACGCGCCGGAACACCGCGCTGCCCGACTCACGGCTGTGACTTAGAAGCACAAACCGTTAGCCAAATGGTCGATCACACGCTCGAACTATCTGAAGGCACCAAATGCCTGCTTATTGCGCCGGTTGTACGAGGTAAAAAAGGGACTCACATAAACTTACTCAATGAGTTGCAAGCTCAAGGCTATGTTCGTGCCCGAATTAACGGCAAACTCATGGAACTGGACGGATCAATCGAGCTGGATAAAAACATCAAGCACAACATTGAAGTGGTTGTTGACCGCTTCAAAATCCGCGACGATATTAAACAGCGCTTAGCTGAATCTTTTGAAACTGCTCTTCATTTAGCTGACGGTATTGCACAAGTTGTCCCCATGGATGATAGCGACGACTTTCAACTGTTATTCTCCGAAAGATTTTCCTGTCCACATTGTGGCTACTCTGTACCGGAGCTGGAACCAAGAATTTTTTCATTTAACAATCCACATGGCGCTTGCCCAACCTGTGATGGCTTAGGCATAAAAGAAAATTTTGATGCCAGTAAAGTGATTATCCACCCTGAACTTAGTCTGGCTGGTGGTGCAATTCGTGGGTGGGATCGACGCCATAAATACTACTATGACATTCTTAAAGCTGTGGCAGACCATTATCAATTTGATATCGAAACGCCTTGGAATGAGCTAACAGAAAAGCATCAACACATCATCCTATTCGGCTCAGGTAAAGAGAAACTTCCTCTTCCTCATGGGCGTTACTCAGATACTCGCCGCTTTGAAGGTGTTATTCCCAATATGGAGCGCCGCTTTGCAGAAACCGAAAGCAAAAGTGTAAGAGATGAACTGGACAAGTACCGTATTTCACAACCCTGTGGTAGCTGTCACGGTACTCGTTTAAACGAGGCCGCTCGTAATGTATTTGTTTTAGATCACACCTTGCCAAGCTTGACTGAACTACCCGTTGGACAATTGCACGACTTCTTTTCCAATCTTATTTTAGAAGGTACAAAAGGTCAGATTGCACAAAAGATTATTAAAGAAGTGCATGAACGCTTATCTTTCCTAGTGAATGTGGGTCTCAATTACTTAACACTTGGCAGAAGTGCTGACACCCTATCCGGTGGAGAAGCTCAACGCATCCGACTCGCCTCACAAATCGGTGCAGGCCTGGTTGGTGTAATGTATGTATTAGATGAACCTTCAATTGGATTACATCAACGCGATAACGACCGCCTGCTCAATACACTGACACACCTAAGAGATTTAGGAAACACAGTTATTGTAGTAGAGCACGATGAAGATGCTATCCGAGCGGCAGATTATGTTCTTGATATAGGTCCTGGCGCCGGCATACATGGTGGGCGAATCATGGCAGAAGGCACACCAGAAGAAGTTATGGCATCTCCCGCTTCTTTAACAGGACAATATTTGTCCGGCACAAGAAAAATAGAAGTTCCCGAAACCAGACTGCCTTACACCAATAAAACCTTAGTCATTGAAGGCGCTTCTGGCAACAATTTGAAAGATGTAACACTTGAAATTCCTGCTGGGCTTTTGACTTGTATTACAGGTGTTTCCGGTTCTGGTAAGTCAACATTGATTAACGAAACCCTTTACAAGATCACCGCAACTAAACTCAACAATGCACAACTAGAAGCTGCGCCTTACAAGAAAGTAAGTGGGCTTGAGCACTTTGACAAGGTGGTAAACATTGACCAAAGCCCTATTGGCCGAACGCCTCGTTCAAATCCTGCAACTTATACAGGCCTATTCACTCCAATACGCGAACTATTAGCTGCCACACCAGAATCTAGAGCCAGAGGCTATACGCCTGGACGCTTTAGCTTCAATGTTAAAGGCGGACGCTGTGAAGCATGCCAAGGGGATGGTGTACTAAAAGTTGAGATGCACTTCTTACCTGATGTTTATGTCGCTTGTGATACTTGTAATGGAGCTCGTTACAACCGTGAAACACTACAAGTTGAGTACAAAGGTAAAAATATCCACAAAATTCTTGAAATGACTGTCGAGGATGCCAGAGCGTTTTTTGATGCCATCCCTGTCATCGCAAGAAAACTGCAAATGCTAATGGAAGTAGGCTTGGGATACATCAAGCTAGGTCAAAGTGCGACTACCCTTTCCGGCGGTGAAGCACAACGTGTTAAGTTGGCAAAAGAGCTTTCTAAACGTGACACAGGAAACACACTTTATATCCTGGATGAACCGACAACTGGTTTACATTTTCATGATATCGAACTACTGTTAAAAGTGATTCGTAACCTTCGTGACCACGGAAATACAATCGTGATTATTGAGCACAATTTAGATGTAATAAAAACTGCCGACTGGATTGTTGATCTTGGCCCAGAAGGCGGTTCAGGTGGTGGTGAAATCATTGCTGTCGGCACTCCAGAAGAAATAGCAGATATCAAACGTTCACATACGGGGTATTATTTAAAACCTTTACTGAACTGA
- a CDS encoding MFS transporter, whose translation MTSENQTMQPLEKRAALSVSGIFATRMLGLFMIFPVFAIFAQQEFKDVTGTQIGIAMGIYGLTQAFLQIPYGMLSDKFGRKPLIIAGMLIFMFGSIICAMADSIEMMIVGRAIQGMGAVAAVLMATVADLVTEQFRLRAMSIVGMTIGFSFTVSLIVGPLLGELFGVRGIFWVIALLAVAGILLVLFAVPKIEHQTFQREAEVDTTQFKDVLKNTQLLRLDMGVFILHSILTAMFVVVPLMIRDTAHLDSLHDWELYLPVMLLSFVLMVPFIIMAESKGKMKQIFVGSIIAIGLVQVALLSLSGGYWPIFLILMVFFTAFNLLEASLPSLVVKLSPADKKGTASGVFSSSQFFGAALGGFVGGWMYQHHGFEGVFLFTSGAALLWAAVAATMQKPLPLSIASVPIQGDMKESEIPALTEKLLSYDGVYEAVFILAENRVYFKIDRKKINEVGLINYLERGLS comes from the coding sequence ATGACCTCAGAGAATCAGACAATGCAACCCTTAGAGAAACGCGCTGCCCTTTCAGTGTCCGGTATTTTTGCGACCCGAATGCTTGGTTTGTTTATGATCTTTCCGGTATTTGCTATTTTTGCGCAACAAGAATTTAAAGATGTTACCGGTACGCAAATCGGGATAGCAATGGGGATATATGGTTTGACGCAAGCATTTTTGCAGATTCCTTACGGCATGTTGTCCGATAAGTTTGGGCGTAAGCCTTTGATTATTGCGGGTATGCTCATTTTTATGTTTGGTTCAATTATCTGTGCCATGGCGGATTCGATAGAAATGATGATTGTCGGGCGAGCGATTCAAGGTATGGGGGCTGTTGCAGCAGTATTAATGGCAACCGTTGCAGACTTGGTAACGGAACAGTTCCGCTTAAGAGCCATGTCAATTGTTGGGATGACGATTGGCTTCTCATTTACCGTATCACTAATCGTGGGGCCACTTTTAGGTGAGTTGTTTGGTGTGCGAGGTATCTTCTGGGTAATAGCATTGTTGGCTGTGGCAGGGATTTTATTGGTACTTTTTGCGGTACCGAAAATTGAGCATCAAACTTTCCAGCGTGAAGCAGAAGTGGACACAACTCAGTTTAAGGATGTCTTGAAAAATACCCAGTTGCTACGTTTAGATATGGGCGTTTTTATTCTGCATTCTATCCTAACGGCAATGTTTGTTGTCGTGCCTTTAATGATTCGTGATACAGCTCACCTGGATTCCTTGCATGATTGGGAATTGTATTTGCCTGTTATGCTGTTGTCTTTTGTGTTGATGGTGCCGTTTATTATCATGGCTGAGTCGAAAGGTAAGATGAAACAGATTTTTGTCGGTTCAATCATCGCAATCGGGTTGGTGCAGGTAGCCCTGCTAAGTCTGTCAGGTGGTTATTGGCCAATTTTCTTAATCTTGATGGTGTTTTTCACAGCGTTTAATTTACTTGAAGCCTCTTTACCTTCATTGGTTGTTAAGCTTTCTCCTGCGGACAAAAAAGGAACGGCAAGTGGTGTCTTTTCAAGTAGCCAGTTCTTTGGTGCTGCTCTAGGTGGTTTTGTTGGTGGTTGGATGTATCAGCATCACGGTTTTGAGGGTGTTTTCTTATTCACTTCAGGTGCCGCACTGTTGTGGGCAGCTGTTGCTGCGACTATGCAAAAGCCACTTCCATTAAGTATTGCATCAGTACCTATTCAAGGTGATATGAAGGAAAGTGAGATCCCAGCGTTGACAGAAAAACTTCTTTCATACGATGGTGTTTATGAAGCGGTGTTCATTCTTGCAGAGAACCGTGTCTACTTTAAAATCGACCGTAAAAAAATCAATGAAGTTGGTTTGATTAATTACCTTGAACGCGGATTGTCTTGA
- the ssb gene encoding single-stranded DNA-binding protein, protein MRGVNKVILVGTLGRDPEMKYAANGNAIANLSIATSENWTDKTSGQKQEKTEWHRVVIFGKLAEIAGQYLTKGSQVYLEGKLQTRKWQDQNSGQDRYSTEVVIDFNGQMQMLGGGNRQGDAAFGQAPAGMNPGVPPMGQQAPQGGQGFAPQGNQGQPNYGQQQPMQNQAPPMQQAPAYPENDFGDDDVPF, encoded by the coding sequence GTGAGAGGAGTAAACAAAGTCATTTTGGTGGGGACCTTGGGGCGAGATCCAGAAATGAAGTATGCTGCGAATGGAAATGCGATTGCTAACCTGAGTATTGCAACATCAGAAAACTGGACAGACAAAACCTCCGGTCAAAAACAAGAAAAAACCGAATGGCATCGCGTAGTGATTTTTGGCAAATTAGCTGAAATCGCTGGGCAATACTTAACAAAAGGCTCTCAAGTTTACTTAGAAGGTAAGCTGCAAACACGCAAATGGCAGGATCAAAACTCTGGTCAGGATCGTTACTCAACAGAAGTAGTTATTGATTTTAACGGTCAAATGCAAATGCTTGGTGGTGGAAATCGTCAAGGTGATGCTGCTTTTGGTCAAGCACCTGCGGGTATGAATCCAGGGGTGCCGCCAATGGGGCAGCAAGCGCCTCAAGGTGGGCAGGGCTTTGCACCTCAAGGAAATCAAGGGCAGCCTAACTATGGTCAGCAACAGCCTATGCAAAACCAAGCACCGCCAATGCAGCAAGCACCTGCGTATCCAGAAAATGATTTTGGTGATGATGACGTACCGTTTTAG